The sequence ttctctacggacacgagacctggacgatgctcgtggaggaccaacgcgcactgggagtttttgaaaggaaagtattgcgtaccatctatggtgggatccagatggcggacggtacgtggaggaggcgaatgaaccacgagttgcatcagctgttgggagatccatccatcgttcacaccatgAAAATCAGAAGACTGCGGTGCGCTGGGcacgtaaccagaatgtcggacagtaacccggtgaaaacggttctcgacaacgatccgacgggaacaagaaggcgtaggtgcacagcgggctaggtggatcgatcaggtggaggacgatttgcgtaCTCtgcgcagactgcgtggttggcgaagtgcagccaggAAAGTGCAGGTATGgaaaatggagaagacttttatgtgcagcacaggccactccggccttagtctgataataaataaataaataaatattactcAAAAAATATGCGAGAATGAAGACCTGCCTACCGGTTGTTGGGATACTCTTCTGATTTTGGCGTAAACATTCTGTCGCATATTCTGTTTAACCTTTAAAGgtgcaaggcgattttttttcagaaatcgtcgaaaatattttcatattttcaatttgttatATGAATGTGGTTAGAATCGTGAAAAGGACTAAAAAGACACATGATTCCTTTTTATTTAATGAAAGCTTAGTAGAAAAACACGCGAAATATagccaaaaatccaaaatatattcagatgtccaaaattcatcatttaccctatctattgaaattattaacattaaacatattttcggtttgttgttttaaaacaacatggCGCATTTAAAAGTCAGACTGAGAAGTCCTTTGACggtgaataccaggcaggttttcgcgGGGGCCCATCAACGACGGATGTGATCAGAGTCGTATAGGTAAAAGAGTaacgacatgtgccgcatttgacaggtctcctactcgtttggaacacgatttcaAATGGGCAgaggaattttgttcaaattctGAGTGTCGCCACTCTAAATTACTTACACTCTGGATGGTATATTTAGCCTTGTGGgtttaccatcagcgtgtgattgaTTATACATGAACACCTTAGAGAAGACCGCTGGAGAATGGATTGTGGttcggaaaatcacaaagcgcgccttgaagaccgctggaaaatgtattgtggtttgaaaaatcacaaagcgcgtcttaAATATCGATGGAAAATTGATTGTGGTTGGAAAAATTACAAAGCGCGCCTGAACGACCGCTGAAAAaaagattgtggtttggaaatcCACAAGTGCATCTGGAAAACCGCTGGAAATGGTGTGTTTTGGAATACCACGCGCCGTCTGGTATACTGCCGAGAAAAGAGTTGACGATCCAGAAAATTCCAAGGTGAGTCCTGgaagcattgattttgattaaaataaatttagtttaaaaTGTATTCACTTGGTGGCTTAAGATTGCATGCGACCACCAGTTAAGCTAGTTTCAAGAGAAAGAGACGTCCcacttaaagaaaaaaaaatgcaatgcgAGAGTTCGGAtatgggctacgaaatggtgaggcgacatctgggaaggaacgtcaaacatagctctggtcagtaagcatatgcggtatttcaaaaaatttcgtttcaggttaaattacaattacagtTAAATTACAGGTTTCaggtaaaattacaaaaatttcactAGAAAAAACCAGCttcaaacgaaatttaacggaattccacggaatttcgaaataaatttaaactttaaccatattttatattatccaaaattttggctgcgccgctgaacaaaataataaagttgttttcgaAACTCCCTGTTATAAACATTGTTCTGTTAcgtttactacataaccccattctgagtcgacaaatacgtatttagctttttctataaaacgtcttcagtgttttgttagaaatatctaacagaaaacgaacAGAATCTTaaactattctatcctattttttTGCAAAAGTGAACCGTCTCAATATTTAACATGTCAGGcttagagtgtaaatgtaatctgATATGAATCAGATTAGGATTACTTTGTCTAAGATGCAAAGCCGTGGCGTGGATTCCTAGGTCCCTTATGAGcgcttcttttttttattaaaggccAATTACTTCAACTCCGCTTAGGCCTCAAACCAGATTTAAGCGCATGGATCAGCACCGCTTAAGAATAAAGAAGGCCCTAAGGaacacaaaatacataatttcacgtttaaacaacaatttgaatcttacctaaaagtaagaataaaaagCTCAGAGGATTGAAGAACTACTATATACAGTCAATATTCGGCGAATCATCGAAATATACATACAGCCCCCACgatacaaatttaaattttgtgattgTGTTCACACCAGCTAGTGCGGGAGaacatgaaataaaaaagcccagattaatccacctagcgttggtggtgcctttctcgcatttggttaagacaccaaccttatatgggttTATacggttcgatgtaccatttcttcataacttttaaacgcaatgaccgatcgttataaaattcaatagtgatcaacaaggctttatgccctgtcgaatgaaacttgttgcgcagaaatcgattaaggatttctatacgaaaagttggctaatgttttttatagcttttgtgcacacacatacacacacacatacacacacacatacacacatacatacacacatacatacacacggacagacaggcatgtgctcagctcgtcgagctgagtcgattggtatataatactatgggtctcagaggcttccaTAAAAAGTtggttttcagagtgaaatgatagcctttcggtacaacagttgtacgagaaagagaaaaaaaataatttctgcatcgaagagcacaacattattcagtgcagaatcgatcgtgttgtaggagctttttaaacgaagcacattgattttACGTtgtattgatttgaaacacggatTTTGgcttcgagttttcaaaataacctcgttcacaataaatatttagccgcttaccaaggtggcttcactTGAATAACCTGTTGaactaaccaacgatttctTTTCCATggcactcacggagatgcaAAGCATTCCagggtctcttataacaatgagtgttaaactaattgtTCTATACTAATagcagttcgacgagctgattgtatataagactatgggtctccgagcctcccataaaaaggttgaatttggaaggaaatgatagccttttcgCACAACTGTTTGTATGAGAAAGAAAtaattatttcttcatacctgACAAATTACTGtcgtaaaaactttgcgatcacatttctgaaatacaATCTTTCTGCATTTTGTAAAGGTGCAGATGATTCTTCTaatgagcaaatgtatgctgtTCACAACTCTccatctgcgtatacgcctggcagatgtagatatataaatgagtatgagataaaaaataaaatatatacatTTTGGTTTTGAGTTGGTTCAATACCATAAAATCACACTgataagacaatatgaagtatacttcagcataattacatagaGGAAATGACAGCTTTGGCagcttttgttctattattgtcaggggggtttgttgaccgaattttatgaaattcgccacaatattctttgatatgcaaaagaATGTTTAGACCAAATTGAGCCTAATTGGTTGTagaaaccccctgacaataatagaacaaaacctgccaaagctcgTATTCCCCTAATTCTTAAGGTGAAgatgggttgagtaccaaaacaaagctttgaaagtattggtacaataaaaactgtcatatactgtagtagtactCGAAtctgtcccatgctccgagtgtcctccaaaaaccgaattgaacaaaaactgattacCAACTGATACCCAAAATATGAAGcataatcgactgagcctgGCGGAGTAAAAtcattttgaaccaccctagttattagtttgctgctatcaGTACCGGTGTTTATTCGCTTCGCGATCAGTTTTGATtgtttttcgggcaaaaatagcagtttatttaaagttttcggttcaaacaagtgactgatttcaaaagtgatgtttaatttgcattccatcaacatttcaggCTGCTTGTGtgcgagaagtgagtaaaacttgattttccaatgccctttgagaagaagtgaagtgcagtgataacccCAAGTCAAGTGATATGTCAATAAATATGtggtgaacaggttagtaatctggatattaaacttttgttcgatgctgttcgatgcattcgaatgttgttGGAAGAGAAGttgggttgacccgtggaaggtccggtgccatattgactgccatcgtggtactcttccaactatgtccttaagtgaaataaggtttttaacaTAATATGAATTCGAACACAAAGAATTCCCACAGTTTCTATATTTTcatatagggtaaaacgtcctatcgttgtggtatgtcctaatgttgcggtattgtaaaaatattccattctggatataatagcataaaaaacaattgtggatacGCTAAAAATCATCGAATTAACTACAAAAACAgcatttgtttgacaaaattccgttcaaaattatgaaaaatcaacattttccattaaaaatttgaatcctttgagcctattattgcggtagtgctaaggtcgtattgttgtggtatcgatttccataaggattgcatgcaataccgcaacaataggactgaccttgaaAAAATGTCGCAACAATAGGCAACTGcatcctattattgcggtagtttgtttttattgtgataaaaacaaaacaacataagtttagcACAAATGACGTATTATTTACGaatctatagttaacgagcaacctattcgactactgcaatgtagaaaaagaccaacaggtaattttgaaagaatttttgaaatcaattttgttttgacacggtgcatAATCCCTCCATAATAGGTTTTTTTACCCTACTTACTTAACTGTACTGTCATAAAATTGATCTGATTCTTGAGCACACACTCTacggagaattcctttgaaagcggcattAATGCTGGGATATtatcttatcgccaatggtatttAAACGGAAATGCGGCAATTTATCACAGACTTCTTCTTCTGTaactataactctattggtcgcaaagcaaTTATTTGCCCTAAAAGAATTAAATCAGAATTTCGTACATAATGTAacccaattcaataaaaaattccgcggaaaaaaaataaatttcgtttcgtttcgtaaaattttaaattaagcggaccttgatttcgcatcgtttcgaagtctcgaaagtaaatttatatttcgtttcgtttcgtatcgaatcaacatagacctTTAAAAATTCGTTTcatttcgttaggaaaaagtgtgttattgCATACCCTTACTGGTCATAACTCACAagctccaatactcacgcttccacgggtctttcgATGACAACTGACCACCAGCTAAgcgttgcgtacttagctggtagtgtagcctgggaatttttgtccttctgacatcagctagggGGTACGACCTAGGGGTTGGCCTAGGATGTGAAGGGGTTTGACAgcgggctctgttgaacttctataaaaagctacaagtatccgcaagcaggccctatcaaagcgaccgtgtgccgctcaaagtgcactagtctagtcctggtgttgggtgggactttaaacaaatttgacccgactgatcgagggtttgttcaccaaggaggtgcggctccaacagcgtctgttctggcatccagcatCTGAGTACGGAATTCttttccccggaagctatatctaagatggcagccccatcatagGGACCTTAGTCCAACAACCTAATGCTCCCGAAATTTAACGAACCGTTCGAGAGACCAACGACGACTTTTTGCATGAAACACACGAATTGGAACATGGAATGTTTTAACGTTACCTCAGCAAGGTAAGCTGGCAAAACTCGCCTGCGAGGCGCGTCGCATGAAGCTCggaatcctgggactgagtgaattccgttggccaaactttggagaacacaaacTACCATCGGGACATGTATTGTTCTAATCTTGTATTCGAGATAACAACGCTCCCCGGAAACGAGGAGTTGGTTTCCAGCTTTGCGCCCATGCACAGGCGGCGCTCATCAAGTGGGAACCAACCAATTAATAAGAGAATAATCATTGCCAGATTCAGAACACGAGTAAGGAACCTCACGATGATCCAATATTATGGCGCCGATGTTGCCGAGTTACAGGACTAGGAGAATTTCTACAGTGAACTGAATTCCATCGTGGATAATGTTTCGAAAGATGACAACAAAACTTTGTATgggcctccatgtctgttctctgtgatctGGGTGAGCTGCGCACTCAGCGGAAAGAGTGGATTACGGATGGACGAGTCccgtcaacgaattccaagagtccctctaGTTGGTATTTATTGACTATGAAAAAGTATTCGATTGTCTGAACCACGAAAATCTGTGGGCGCCTTAGATGCAAGGGAGTTTCGGATAAAATCGTCGGCCTCATTGAAGCGCGGTACGAAGCATTTACGTGCAGAGTCGTGCATAACAAAGCCTTTTCTGACCCCATCCGGGTAGTCCCTggagtgaggcaaggatgtattctatatCCACTAATGTtcttcatcgtaatcgacgagatcatggtgggtgcgattgaACGTgtaccaaaccgcgggctgctcTGGCAGCCTAGTactatggagcatctaaacgacttagATTCGGCTGATGATATTGCTCTACTAGCataacggcgctctgatatgcagagtcaGCTGAACGACCTGGCCGAACGCTCCTCAACGACGGGTCtcatcatcaacgtcaacaagaccaaCTCATTGTATGTAAACACAAACAACCCCTTCAACTTTACGGTAGCTGGGCAAGCAGTTGAGAAGGTcgaaaacttttgatatcgaaccaagatcgacataggagcacggatcaagaaggctAGGGCTGCTTTTGCGAGTTTATGAAATGTATGGAGATCCAATCAAATTAGTCAACGCACCAAATATCGAATACTCAACTCAAAAGTAAAATCTTTGTTGTTATACGTCACGTGGTGTGTATTAGCAGAGATTACGCAGAAACTGCAAGTATTTAtcaaccgatgtctacgttttataattcgggcctggttgTCTCACAATTGGATCCTGAATGCTGCCATTAAAAAGCGATATCGACAGAAattactggggtcgtgggatcaaagcccaccgaaggggcggttaccctccaataccttttccgaactaaatctatcacatgttgtacatatgcataatcgagtttcagagaATATGTAGCTTTAAACAAGTGTTATatgccgctatattttttaaacaagttttatggTACTTTCAAGGTATATTGTTATATATGTATGtggttttgaaacattttagatttctaaAGATTTTAGATTTAGAATATCTTTTCGTACAGTGCTTTCGTACATTTGAACCTTCCGACACCTTGCCTCTTCTGCCTCTTCTTTTTTGCTCCCCAAATTAAAAGTTTtctcttttttcgcaatatcctcTGCCTGCTTcatggggccgtacacatattacgtaagcacttatgggggggggggtcggtcaatatcttacgctccatataaataaaaatcatttgtatgaaaaaaatcttacatggggggaggagggtcgaaaacccagaaaaattgcttgcgtaataagtgtacgaccccatacCGGAAAATGCGTTGTATTGAATGAAGACTCTCTTATTCCTTTTCatagaatagtacttttccaggtTATGATGGGGTAGAacaaggggcaactaactctaaactttcgacagtatccagaaatactaacaagtactactgcctatgatcgcatatttgtaacaatcgacaaaagtaggcatgggagaaatggaaCGATGAAGATTGTGGTATGCATAAGTATGCAAATCtcaatgattttctaaaaattcctaaaaaatgcACAAACACTTTATTCAGATGGAATCCTTGGTAGACACATTTCCATTACTTGGTATTTGAATGCaaactaatttaaaaaatgtttgtacACAGCACGTGGCGTACCGTCAATAAAGTTTTCTAGTGTGACGGTTATGCGGTCACTTTgctcaatgttacaaaacaacttggtagttttttagagttttttggaacaaactttcttATTTCATCTGGTCAGCTGGAAGAACAAGCAATTTGGAGATGATTCATGAGCTTatctcaaaatcgacaaaaatgcaattgttacaaatatgcgatcatgggcagactagcgaaaaactactttgtatctacggtaaattgatcgaagagccctggtAGGAAAGCATTACCCAGTGTATAGACTGGTTTACCAGTTTTAGGTAGTACATCAACCCAGTTTTAGGTAGTACATGATTTCAGTCTCCtttaaattcctaaaaaatcacTGAACAACTATTTCTATAACTATTACTTTTTGAGATATCTTTAAGGTCCATGTTTTGGTTTGAGGCCATTAGAATTATGAAATGGGGTTTAAAGTTTTGTAGAATCTGTAGAAGGTGTTTCCAATACATCATGTTTCATCAACTAACtgacaaacgccataacaaccgacCTAGCAAccgtttctttcttcttcttcgttggcattacatccccactgggacattgccgcctcgcaagccagtgttcactaagcacttccacagttattaaagactgcgaggtttctaagccaagttaccattttgcattcgtatatcatgaggctaacacgatgatacttttatgcccagggaagtcgagacaatttccaatctgaaaattggcctagaccggcaccgggaatcgaacccagccaccctcagcatggtcttgctttgtagccgcgcgtcttaccgcacagctaaggagggccccccaaccgtttctttgtttgacgaaattcatggatactagaaatacAACGAAATAGGGGagcggttcgccacttcatctcatagctcctatttccatcccatcagaaACAAAGTAATGgtaagcgacgaatttggtgccgtatttttttgtttggcgatgagatggatatatatgtacagtgagatggagatcggaacatttcccctactattgcgagacaatgagtaatattatcgcaaagtttagagttacttgtCCCTTGGGGTAGAATGTCATTTTAAGTTAATTAGACGAAACACCAAAAATGTTGGTTAAACAGAATTTTTAATGGATTTCTGTAAATAActctattttatattttttgcatagattgtcattttgcgattcatcgatatctgttaTTGTCAAACATAATAATGGAATACTACAGATTCGGAATGTTGTCAGAGTAATGACATTTCGGGGTAGTTTCCCATTCGGGGTTATGgttttcggggtactgtcccattcggggtagtggccttcgggataatgtcattcggggtagtgggatGGAGCCACAACATCTCTCATTTGATTTAAAACCGGcaataattataaagaattgAACATATTTTACATAAGTTCCTAATTTGGTGATTTCacaattatgtcaaacgaccttaatgccaaacgacattaggccaaacggcgttatgccaaaagacttCATGCTAAATAACCTACCACCGCTTTCGATATTGATTTTCTAcagaacaattgcatcacatgattgatgcaatgtccaaagcaaataccaaaactgaagttgttcaggttggtatctaACTTAGTccaaaaattgttattggacttcgttttaatggatccaaatatttttttgaaaatttcaaattgaaatgcccgctctttaaaggaCAAGGAAGAATTGTTTAACTTCATTACAGTGGTAGGGTAGcgattgtcattaatagacgtattaAACACAAATTAAATTCTTTCTATTAAAACCAATGTTTTTCAATGCAATTGGCAGCTAAAGAatttctaactcgcaacaaatctaaattcttgGTGACTTCagtgccaaacaccgttcatggattaatgctcaaagcaattccgacggtattttttttttgttggataTCTTGGaggtgcatatgcacagcacatgtttcgataTGAACAAAGTTATATGAAATTcgtgaaaaagaatccacgtgtcttggcagAATAGACTAAAATGTATCTGATGTGGCTAATgtatacattagggtggctcaaaaaacactatgttcaatttttttgatgggccgccttttatttggttttatttgatgccctgatgctctggacaaaatttcagccaaatcggtcaacgtttgggcagtgctaaactcgttggaagtttatatggaaaaatgtatgcagaaatatccaaaaacagtgatttgcagttggacggcacaatttacgatcaagaaccatgatacttattcagttcttgtaaaataaaatacagaatgttatgctgaaaaccgcgagaagattagagtttattagacaaagatattatcgttttactggagtgttgtagaagtgaatttatttcttttcaaaggtaaaagaaacgaaatttgttcaaacccctgcagagaaatgctaataataaccaggcaaactcgaatcttctcgcggatTTTTCTATAACATTCTGTATCAAATGTCTCCAAGTTCTGAAtggtatcatagttcttcatcgtagtTGTGtggtccagctgcaatttactgtttttggatgttcaTACATTAAATTCCATTTAAATTCAACGAGTTTGGACCGAAAACTGATCCAATTTTGTTAGAACAtccaaatagaaccgaatagaCGGCCCATCAAGTGAACaaagttttcccatactaatttgagccaccctagtataTACATGTTGTGGCTGCTTGCTGGTGCTGACTGTGAAATTTAGATCTCTTTAATGAGTTGTACACTTAGTTATTACATTGGCCTTCAGGCCTCTTGGCCTctatcattttcttacgcttcataaatataaataaaaaattatatgtttggaaaaaatctcaatagacaattaaaaaacccagaaaaatatCTTTACGTAATTAATGTACAATTTCTTGCTTAATAATCGAAAAATTCACAACCACGAGTTACTTTCAACTggacaataaatttaaatttaacatGGCTAAGGCAGCTAACCAtcttattaaaaaataaaagtaaaataaatatGCTTTGCAAAACGTTTATTATCACGAATCCTTTGGTTTAGCCTCTGTGGTAGCCATGATTGTATCCACCACCATGTCCATATCCATGTCCTCCATGCCCATGTCCGTAGCCGCCGTGTCCATGGCCGTACCCTCCATGTCCACCGCGACCGGGTCCAAATCCGCCATGACCACCATATCCTCCGTGTCCTCCATGTCCTCCAAATTGGCGTTTCACTCGGTTCACGGATTCAAGGGGTGCTGGAAGATCGTCCAATTGTTGTTGCGCATTGGCGTTTACAATCAACACCAGAACCAGCACCGCTAAACCACAAACAATCCACTTCATTTTGCACACGTTATAAAATCTGATTTTGAACTGATTATTACCTCAACACGCCAACTCCTTTTTATACCATTTATTTCTTGCAATAACAAACGATGTTTtcctttcaatttcaaatttggaTCAGTGTCAGAAAGAAGCACATAGTAATATGTATGGATCACACGGATGATTCCAAATCCTGCGACAAAGCTAAACCGGTATTACCTCattaataaaatattaaaattataaaaattctatttttcatCTGATTCATAGCTGTATTATCGTCTTTCGTCCTGTTTGGCGTGTTGAGCGATCAACATTCCCAATCAATTTGTAGCAGAAACTGTGTTTATACATAAGTACAGTAAAGAACATAGAGGAAACAAACATGTTAACGTTATTTCTTAAAATCGAATCTACAGCTTGCGCAGGGTCAGAACGATTGGGGAATCCCTTACATGATGTATAGGCACATGTAGGTTGAACGGAAGGTCAATCACCACCAAACGAGGGGAgttgttttgttgtttgttgTTTGCGGAGACTACAAAAGTCCAGTTTGATTCGTTATTCTTACATATAGATATTGCGTCAATGTAAAACAAGACAAACAATCATTACTCAAAGGAGTATACATAGAACAGTTAGCGATCTGTACACCTAGGCCAACTCTAAAAGCAGTTCAAAATAGAAAAATACATTCCTGGTGCCCCCACCAGGGTTAGTACACTAATTAAtaatttgagtgtattacttctacgtgaagttaaacgatttacaatgatatggaaatgctaatatgtATCATctaaacttagacgtacatgttcatgatagaattagaggcgaaagtatagaattgatgggcatccatcaattcagctgttgttggtcgacggtacagcagcagtaaGTTGTGACGAGACCCGTGACAGACGCatggagaaaacagaactgggcaataaaaatcttattcgactagatgctgataTCATATTAGAAAATttagagacagtactcgtcgatagaaaacccttccgcacgcgatggcatatgagcaaatcaaaccaccttccttttggcagtggagatatatcagcttccacactcaTATTCTTCCCtctcccttcatacgggagtttggcagaggAAGGTCGTGCTCGCTTTCAAATGAacttctattaaaaaaaaaaacattctacatgcctgccgtatcctaacgggaaCTATCAATTTCTTATACTTTCGCCTGTAATTCTACCATGATACATGTTcatctaagtttggaagatgatattgtaaatcgtttaacttcacgtagaaagtaatacactcaaatcattaattagtgtACTAACCCTGGTGGGGGCACCAGGAATGTATTTTTCTATTTTGAACTGCTTTTAGAGTTGGCCTAGGTGTACAGATCGCTAACTGTTCTTTTTATAGGTAccaatatttattcaaatttcgaaGTGTtagttataagttttatcaatgTTAGTCTTAATTTACACTCTTTAATTAAACTTTGCTTATGGAAGGTCCCAAGGTTGGATCTGAAGGGTGGCCATTTTTAACCCCCCTCTCCTTCCTATTGCCCCTGGTCGAGTGAAGAACTGATTCAAATATCAAAATACACAttaatgaaggaaaaaaaagaagagtttatgacggtgttttccaaaagcaaaatttttctgattagggtgccaatggaacgtatgggaaaaaaattgtcatcgaatttcaaaaaacgacattgctcacaagtttcattaccccaaaatatgacacTATGCTAAATTTCAGcacaatcggacatgatttaggggtgcctaaaattcatcaaagttttgaaattttcacccacaaaaattttcccaaggggggaccaaaggaaaagtcgaaaatcgattttttatttttgatgctaaaggacttaaaaatgcatgaagcgaCGAGATCTGATGTTACGAGATGATGTTAGGATACATGAAAGGGTCTgtctcgtagctgaggtaggagcggcatagtagccaccaacctagggttgcctccggcttggtaaacaagtggtgccaccccgTTGCATGACAGGGTGAAC comes from Armigeres subalbatus isolate Guangzhou_Male chromosome 2, GZ_Asu_2, whole genome shotgun sequence and encodes:
- the LOC134210076 gene encoding uncharacterized protein LOC134210076, translated to MKWIVCGLAVLVLVLIVNANAQQQLDDLPAPLESVNRVKRQFGGHGGHGGYGGHGGFGPGRGGHGGYGHGHGGYGHGHGGHGYGHGGGYNHGYHRG